From the genome of Vitis riparia cultivar Riparia Gloire de Montpellier isolate 1030 chromosome 2, EGFV_Vit.rip_1.0, whole genome shotgun sequence, one region includes:
- the LOC117932185 gene encoding LRR receptor kinase SERK2-like, whose amino-acid sequence MGFLCFLYFLFSLLLFLAFSGLPTVWGNSELRALMEMKASLDPVNRFLSSWTSDADPCSGSFEGVHCNEHRKVANITLQGKGLSGKVPPAVAGLKCLSGLYLHYNSLSGEIPREISSLTELSDLYLDFNNLSGAIPPEIGNMASLQVLQLCSNQLTGAIPSEIGFLKKLSVVSLQKNNLTGKIPPSLGNLGMLRMLNLSFNRLSGTIPANLAQAPALEFLDVRNNSLWGIVPSGLKKLKEGFQHANNSAGLCGVGFSSLRVCSYWDGMKINQSETFPATNNNFTPTIYPVSSNFRPHCNQTHCPNVSKFPRIVLVSGVTTVTVTLSAVGLLTFLCYRRRKQKIGSSFDTSECQLSTDRSIDSHRKIASPLVSLEYSTGWDPLADGRNGNVFSQEFCQNPRFNLDEIESATQYFSEVNLLGKSKFWSVYKGILRDGSLVAIRSISATSCKSEEADFLKGLNLLSSLRHENLVRLRGFCCSKGRGECYLIHDFVPNGSLSRYLDLEEGSSQVLNWSTRVSIIHGIAKGIGYLHSSEENKPSLIHRSISADKVLIDQRFNPLISESGLPKLLADDIVFSALKTSAALGYLAPEYITTGSFTEKSDIYAFGVIILQILSGKQQLTNSMRLAAESCRFADFVDTNLKGEFSESEAAKLAKIGLACTHELPDNRPIMETVIQELST is encoded by the exons ATGGGTTTCCTCTGTTTCCTCTATTTCCTCTTTTCTCTCctcctttttcttgcattttctggtCTGCCAACCGTGTGGGGAAATTCAGAGCTGAGAGCTCTCATGGAGATGAAAGCTTCTCTGGACCCGGTGAACAGGTTCCTTTCTTCTTGGACCAGTGATGCAGACCCATGTAGTGGTTCGTTTGAAGGCGTCCACTGCAACGAACACCGGAAAGTGGCAAATATTACGTTGCAGGGAAAGGGACTTTCCGGCAAGGTACCGCCAGCGGTGGCTGGACTGAAATGCCTTTCTGGTCTTTACTTGCATTACAACTCGTTATCTGGTGAAATTCCCAGAGAAATCTCCAGCCTTACCGAATTGTCCGATCTATATCTTGATTTCAACAATCTCTCCGGCGCTATTCCTCCCGAGATTGGTAACATGGCTAGTCTTCAAG TTTTGCAGCTTTGCAGCAACCAGTTGACAGGGGCGATACCTTCAGAGATAGGTTTCCTGAAGAAGCTGAGTGTTGTTTCTTTGCAAAAAAATAACTTGACTGGCAAAATTCCTCCAAGCCTGGGAAACTTAGGCATGTTAAGAATGCTGAATCTGAGCTTCAATCGCCTCTCTGGAACAATTCCTGCAAACCTAGCGCAGGCCCCAGCATTGGAATTTCTAGATGTGAGGAACAATTCCCTGTGGGGAATAGTCCCTTCCG gcttgaagaaattaaaggaaGGATTTCAACACGCAAACAACTCAGCTGGTTTATGTGGAGTTGGGTTTTCTTCATTGAGAGTTTGCAGTTATTGGGATGGTATGAAAATCAACCAATCTGAAACGTTCCCAGCCACCAACAATAATTTCACTCCAACAATTTATCCTGTGTCTTCAAATTTCCGGCCTCATTGCAACCAAACCCACTGCCCAAATGTATCCAAATTCCCTCGAATAGTCCTCGTTTCTGGGGTTACTACAGTCACTGTCACATTGTCTGCGGTAGGACTTCTGACCTTTCTTTGCTATCGAAGGAGGAAACAGAAAATCGGAAGTTCATTTGATACTTCTGAGTGTCAGCTTAGTACTGACCGGAGTATAGACAGCCACAGGAAGATTGCCTCTCCACTTGTGAGTCTTGAGTACTCCACTGGATGGGATCCATTGGCTGATGGGCGAAATGGGAATGTATTTTCCCAGGAGTTTTGCCAAAACCCTAGGTTCAACTTGGACGAGATTGAGTCAGCAACCCAGTATTTTTCAGAGGTAAATTTGTTAGGGAAGAGCAAGTTCTGGTCCGTCTATAAAGGGATTCTAAGAGATGGTTCTCTGGTAGCAATTAGGAGCATTAGTGCCACCAGCTGCAAGTCTGAGGAAGCAGACTTCCTAAAGGGGTTGAACTTATTATCCTCATTGAGACATGAAAACCTTGTTAGGTTGAGAGGTTTTTGCTGCTCAAAGGGGAGGGGTGAATGTTATTTAATCCACGATTTTGTCCCAAATGGAAGCCTGTCACGGTATCTTGATTTGGAAGAAGGAAGCAGCCAGGTCCTCAACTGGTCCACAAGGGTCTCTATCATCCATGGCATTGCAAAAG GTATTGGATATCTACACAGCAGTGAAGAAAACAAACCTTCCCTAATTCACAGAAGCATTTCTGCAGATAAAGTCCTTATCGATCAGCGGTTTAACCCGTTGATTTCTGAATCCGGCCTTCCTAAACTTCTTGCTGATGACATTGTCTTCTCAGCTCTGAAAACCAGTGCTGCATTAGGATACCTAGCTCCTGAGTACATTACCACTGGAAGTTTTACTGAGAAGAGTGATATATATGCATTCGGTGTGATCATCCTCCAGATTTTGTCAGGGAAGCAACAACTCACCAACTCAATGCGACTGGCAGCTGAATCTTGCAGATTTGCTGATTTTGTTGATACCAATCTCAAGGGGGAATTTTCTGAATCTGAAGCAGCCAAGCTGGCAAAGATTGGACTAGCTTGCACTCATGAGCTTCCTGACAATAGG
- the LOC117927407 gene encoding probable calcium-binding protein CML13 — protein sequence MGKDLSDDQVASMKEAFTLFDTDGDGRIAPSELGILMRSLGGNPTQAKLKEIVAQENLTTPFDFPRFLDLMSKHMKPEPFDRQLRDAFKVLDKESTGFVSVADLRHILTSIGEKLEPAEFDEWIREVDVGSDGKIRYEDFISRMVAK from the coding sequence ATGGGCAAAGATCTGAGCGATGACCAGGTGGCCTCCATGAAAGAAGCCTTCACCCTCTTCGACACCGATGGGGACGGCCGGATCGCCCCGTCGGAGCTTGGAATCCTAATGCGCTCTCTCGGCGGCAACCCTACCCAAGCCAAGCTCAAGGAGATCGTAGCCCAAGAAAACCTCACCACCCCCTTCGATTTCCCCAGATTCCTCGACCTCATGTCCAAGCACATGAAGCCCGAGCCCTTCGATCGCCAGCTCCGCGATGCCTTCAAGGTCCTCGATAAGGAGTCCACCGGCTTCGTCTCCGTCGCCGATCTCCGCCACATTCTCACCAGCATTGGCGAGAAGCTCGAGCCGGCTGAGTTCGACGAGTGGATCCGGGAAGTCGATGTCGGGTCCGATGGGAAGATCCGTTACGAGGATTTCATCTCTCGGATGGTGGCCAAGTGA